In the Nostoc sp. 'Peltigera membranacea cyanobiont' N6 genome, one interval contains:
- a CDS encoding WGR domain-containing protein: MTVKIAYELDKWLQSKWQRDTRFYTLTLCQNLFGEWTITKTWGSAIYRGFGKSKDLDCPDYQAALITYYKLQERREKRGYKRVDPESRY; the protein is encoded by the coding sequence ATGACTGTAAAAATTGCCTACGAACTTGACAAATGGCTTCAATCGAAGTGGCAAAGAGATACGCGATTCTACACCTTAACCCTTTGCCAAAACCTATTTGGAGAGTGGACGATCACCAAAACTTGGGGTAGTGCCATCTATCGGGGGTTTGGCAAGTCAAAAGATTTAGATTGCCCTGATTACCAAGCCGCGTTAATAACTTACTACAAACTGCAAGAGCGAAGGGAAAAACGAGGGTATAAAAGAGTTGACCCTGAGTCAAGATATTGA
- a CDS encoding DUF6262 family protein, whose protein sequence is MAKQLNREKQTAVLLSAQQKRKEQKREQVFRAIEEIKKSGKPLTFPNIAQVAGCSISYLYKWTELTEYIHDLQSQKTQQLNSLESKQPGPHSLKTLSEVFKQRIRELSAENKELKRQNQNLRGHVAEIFELKSECERLRTQIKQLTTPESSPKVVSLNSVPKKSDNGELKNLSQEITHLITEMGIKIGVRLKQEIAKHEPERVKLAISAFEQYRSHNSIESPGACLLAMIRDEAEPNVPLKAMTPLEDEFERWYCQAIESGFCQDVPKKYLPIQQGEIQVRVNNDKFSSGYELLSWQIAKAKMELDEDSSIS, encoded by the coding sequence ATGGCGAAGCAACTTAATCGAGAAAAACAGACTGCTGTCCTTCTCTCAGCCCAACAAAAGCGAAAAGAGCAGAAACGTGAACAAGTGTTTCGCGCTATTGAAGAGATTAAAAAAAGCGGTAAACCCTTGACCTTCCCTAACATTGCTCAAGTCGCTGGCTGTTCCATTTCCTACCTCTACAAATGGACGGAATTAACTGAATACATTCATGATTTACAGTCGCAAAAAACACAGCAACTAAATTCATTAGAGTCGAAACAACCTGGACCTCATAGCCTCAAAACTCTAAGCGAAGTATTCAAGCAACGGATTCGAGAACTGTCAGCTGAAAATAAAGAATTAAAGCGACAGAATCAGAACTTGAGAGGTCATGTTGCGGAAATCTTTGAGTTGAAGTCTGAATGTGAACGTCTGCGAACACAAATTAAGCAGTTGACCACACCTGAGTCATCCCCAAAAGTTGTTTCTCTGAACTCGGTTCCTAAGAAGTCTGATAATGGCGAACTCAAGAATCTATCTCAAGAAATTACTCATTTAATTACCGAAATGGGCATCAAAATCGGTGTTAGATTAAAACAGGAAATAGCCAAACACGAGCCAGAGAGAGTGAAGTTGGCAATATCCGCCTTCGAGCAATACCGAAGCCATAATAGTATCGAGAGTCCCGGTGCTTGCTTGCTGGCAATGATTCGTGATGAAGCTGAACCTAATGTTCCTCTCAAAGCGATGACTCCTCTTGAGGATGAGTTTGAACGTTGGTATTGTCAGGCTATTGAAAGTGGTTTCTGCCAAGATGTTCCAAAAAAATATTTACCCATACAGCAAGGAGAAATTCAGGTTAGAGTAAACAATGATAAATTTTCATCAGGTTATGAACTACTATCCTGGCAAATAGCTAAAGCGAAAATGGAATTAGATGAAGATTCATCAATATCTTGA